From the Oleiharenicola lentus genome, one window contains:
- a CDS encoding TetR/AcrR family transcriptional regulator: MKVTKTQALENRARIVETASTLFRERGYDGVSVADLMAAAGFTHGGFYKHFASKADLMAEAAASGFAKSAANLAGNDAASFVQEYLSRPHRDALGHGCTFAALSGDAARQPESIKQAFADGIENQLAILAREEDSLSESAKREARAKRIDTLAHVVGALVLSRACPDDSPLADEILEVCRTAVLGQLDRKVEGPNGG; the protein is encoded by the coding sequence ATGAAAGTCACCAAAACACAGGCACTTGAGAACCGCGCGCGCATCGTCGAGACCGCTTCAACTCTCTTCCGTGAGCGCGGTTACGACGGCGTGAGCGTGGCGGACTTGATGGCGGCGGCAGGGTTCACCCATGGCGGATTCTACAAGCACTTCGCGTCCAAGGCCGACCTGATGGCGGAAGCGGCAGCGAGCGGCTTTGCCAAGTCGGCGGCCAATCTCGCGGGCAACGATGCCGCCTCGTTTGTGCAGGAATACCTGTCCCGGCCGCACCGGGATGCGCTGGGTCACGGCTGCACTTTCGCGGCGCTGTCCGGCGATGCCGCGCGCCAGCCTGAATCGATCAAGCAGGCCTTCGCCGACGGAATTGAAAATCAACTGGCGATCCTGGCGCGCGAAGAAGACTCCCTGAGTGAAAGCGCCAAACGGGAAGCGCGCGCCAAGCGGATCGACACCCTCGCGCATGTCGTCGGCGCGCTCGTGTTGTCGCGAGCCTGCCCGGACGACTCACCGTTGGCGGATGAGATTCTGGAGGTCTGCCGCACCGCGGTTCTCGGGCAGCTGGACCGAAAAGTTGAAGGGCCGAACGGAGGTTAA
- a CDS encoding protein-disulfide reductase DsbD family protein, with protein MNLLRALLACLLLLPGLLTAAPGPVKKGAVTAELVSHDASIQPGKPFLVALRLTHEEHWHTYWINPGTGYPTSLNWKLPEGFKAGDIQWPVPHVVKDTKGNVTGHGYEDETFLFVEITPPATLSPGTEVTLHAVADWLMCAEVCMPGDAKLELTLPVKAEAPAPNLSVARVFNNAYADLPRPLAGWSLTAARDGAIFTVRLTPAAGTTHRPQDLHLFDRAGLIDYAAPQQIREENGSYVFTLAAAKEGDAAATRLAGVITAKNGWGGTTPSQGATFDVALGAPAAAAQVTGFKSQVSAAPVTGLLGTLALALAGGLILNLMPCVFPVLGIKVLGFVNQAGSDRGKIIAHGLVFTAGVLLSFWALAGLLLVLRTGGAQLGWGFQLQSPAFVFGMTAFLLVFALNLSGLFEIGLSATGVGGKLQMQSGYGGSFFTGILATLVATPCSAPFLAPALGAALSLAAVESILVFTAIGLGLSAPYLLLSAFPAAVKLLPRPGAWMETFKQLMAFPLYATVGALLWVLAAQTKDNDNALLFIFFGLVLVAMAAWVYGRWPKPAARVVAAALLLGGVWLGWPKPAEAAPATASGYVVKWESWSPAAVASARAAGRTIYVDFTARWCATCQTNKAAVFTSAAVLAELEKRNVLLLKADWTSKDATITAELAKWNRSAVPFNLVYRGSAEPIILPELLTPGTVLEALTKPD; from the coding sequence ATGAATCTTCTGCGCGCCCTGCTCGCCTGCCTCCTGTTGCTGCCCGGCCTGCTCACCGCGGCCCCGGGTCCGGTCAAAAAGGGCGCCGTGACCGCCGAACTCGTCTCCCACGACGCCTCGATCCAGCCCGGGAAACCCTTCCTGGTCGCGCTGCGCCTCACCCACGAAGAACACTGGCACACTTACTGGATCAACCCGGGCACCGGCTATCCCACCTCGTTGAATTGGAAACTGCCCGAAGGCTTCAAGGCCGGAGACATCCAGTGGCCCGTGCCACACGTGGTGAAAGACACCAAGGGCAACGTCACCGGCCACGGCTACGAGGACGAAACGTTTCTCTTCGTCGAGATCACGCCGCCGGCCACCCTTTCGCCCGGAACGGAAGTCACCCTGCACGCCGTCGCCGACTGGCTCATGTGCGCCGAGGTCTGCATGCCCGGCGACGCCAAGCTGGAACTCACGCTGCCCGTGAAGGCCGAGGCTCCCGCCCCCAACCTGAGCGTGGCGCGCGTGTTCAACAACGCCTACGCCGACCTGCCGCGCCCGCTCGCCGGCTGGAGCCTCACGGCCGCGCGCGACGGCGCCATCTTCACCGTCCGCCTCACGCCCGCCGCCGGCACCACGCACCGCCCGCAGGACCTGCATCTTTTCGACCGCGCCGGGTTGATCGACTACGCCGCGCCGCAGCAAATCCGCGAGGAAAACGGCAGCTACGTTTTCACTCTCGCCGCCGCCAAGGAAGGCGATGCCGCCGCCACGCGCCTTGCCGGTGTTATCACGGCGAAAAACGGCTGGGGCGGCACCACCCCCTCGCAGGGCGCCACCTTCGACGTCGCCCTCGGCGCCCCCGCGGCCGCTGCTCAGGTTACAGGTTTCAAGTCTCAGGTTTCTGCTGCGCCGGTCACCGGCCTGCTCGGCACGCTGGCGCTGGCGCTGGCCGGTGGCCTCATCCTCAACCTCATGCCCTGCGTCTTCCCTGTGCTCGGCATCAAGGTGCTTGGCTTCGTCAACCAGGCCGGCAGCGACCGCGGCAAGATCATCGCCCACGGCCTTGTGTTTACCGCGGGTGTGCTGCTGTCGTTCTGGGCCCTCGCGGGCCTGCTGCTCGTGCTGCGCACCGGCGGCGCCCAGCTGGGCTGGGGCTTCCAGCTCCAGTCCCCGGCTTTTGTGTTCGGCATGACGGCCTTCCTGCTCGTCTTCGCGCTCAACCTCAGCGGGCTCTTCGAGATCGGTCTCTCGGCCACCGGCGTCGGGGGCAAACTCCAGATGCAGTCCGGCTACGGCGGCTCCTTCTTCACCGGCATCCTCGCCACGCTCGTCGCCACGCCGTGCAGCGCGCCGTTCCTCGCCCCTGCGCTCGGCGCCGCGCTTTCGCTCGCGGCGGTCGAATCCATCCTCGTGTTCACCGCCATCGGCCTCGGCCTCTCCGCACCCTACCTGCTGCTGTCTGCGTTTCCCGCGGCCGTGAAACTCCTGCCCCGCCCCGGCGCGTGGATGGAGACCTTCAAGCAGCTCATGGCCTTCCCGCTCTACGCCACGGTCGGGGCGCTGCTCTGGGTGCTGGCTGCGCAAACCAAGGACAACGACAACGCCCTGCTGTTTATTTTCTTCGGCCTCGTGCTCGTCGCGATGGCGGCCTGGGTCTATGGCCGCTGGCCCAAGCCCGCCGCCCGCGTCGTGGCCGCCGCCTTGCTATTGGGCGGCGTTTGGCTCGGCTGGCCGAAACCCGCCGAAGCCGCACCCGCCACCGCCTCGGGTTACGTCGTCAAATGGGAATCCTGGAGCCCTGCCGCCGTGGCATCTGCGCGTGCCGCCGGTCGCACCATCTACGTGGACTTCACCGCCCGCTGGTGCGCCACCTGCCAGACCAACAAGGCCGCGGTCTTCACTTCCGCCGCCGTGCTGGCTGAGCTGGAGAAACGCAACGTGCTCCTCCTCAAGGCCGACTGGACCAGCAAGGATGCGACGATCACCGCCGAACTCGCAAAGTGGAACCGCTCCGCCGTGCCCTTCAACCTGGTCTACAGAGGCTCAGCCGAGCCCATCATTCTCCCCGAGCTGCTCACGCCTGGAACGGTGTTGGAAGCATTGACAAAACCCGACTAG
- the pilO gene encoding type 4a pilus biogenesis protein PilO, producing MNAFLQALLAAARRNLVAAVSIVLLVVLGIADVFLWGRWGNLAVESERTRQEGEKMLLSLSSHPRIEAQSAEAAKALAYIDANLATESDLAGNLDYFYQIEKTTRVKLTNLSQLSSQPPANETDFLAIPFSLRLSGSYAQILGYLHALETGPRLVRLKTYRFSQSGAEALTADLTIEMLGRP from the coding sequence GTGAACGCCTTCCTGCAGGCCCTGCTCGCCGCCGCCCGCCGCAATCTCGTGGCGGCCGTGAGCATCGTGCTCCTCGTGGTGCTGGGTATTGCCGATGTGTTTCTCTGGGGCCGCTGGGGCAACCTCGCCGTCGAGAGCGAACGCACGCGCCAGGAAGGCGAGAAGATGCTCCTGTCCCTCAGCAGCCACCCGCGCATCGAGGCGCAGTCCGCCGAGGCGGCCAAAGCGCTTGCTTACATCGACGCCAACCTCGCGACTGAATCCGACCTCGCCGGCAATCTCGACTACTTCTACCAGATCGAGAAGACCACCCGCGTGAAGCTGACCAACCTGTCGCAGCTCAGTTCGCAGCCGCCGGCCAACGAGACGGACTTCCTCGCCATCCCCTTCTCTCTCCGGCTTTCTGGCTCCTATGCGCAGATTCTCGGCTATCTCCACGCCTTGGAAACCGGTCCGCGTCTGGTGCGTCTGAAAACCTACCGCTTCAGCCAATCCGGTGCCGAGGCCCTCACCGCCGACCTCACCATCGAAATGCTCGGACGCCCATGA
- a CDS encoding DUF7305 domain-containing protein: MMPGRNNHPRSGKDRRRAAADARTGARRSNPGPGSTRGTVTLVALCFVAVLGISLASYIAICTRAMQLSNRSFQASVSKQLAEAGLEEAMRAFNQHNWDDWSSGGISVNWTLDTTNKRATATMTFPADKFGQGATAQLKLRVDNYDADVVGATWSSSKNYAPGDLVERSGIWYRCLQTHSNIQPIGDISHYWVPEFVPSLWDSSTTYSSQDMVFHAGYWYRCSSSNTNSAPPNANWVRINAVNKDSTSGISGVQDAVVNWFGTWYRWNSGGWDAAPPISWRWRNTGLVYSYNDLVNYNNLWYRYISATPTNAGSSYSNPGADTSRWALQSNMWVWSSSGLKYNKGDVAFYSGQWYRCLRAHTSSTSIQPTNTTYWSNTPRYSPDWSPGERFSQYDTVRRNGVWYLSLQNNNTAQDPATDSDNSHWIGANTTDSNYTWNSTTNYSAGAYRCYGGVWYRCTSANTNKAPNDTAFWTAAWSNSWGITTGAPVVYAEATITFGSSPAQRTQLRALIAPAPLFPNALAATGSISANSGGTVDSYDSTLGTYASQLDTATNYSAVVAAGNTSGTAITLSSPTIQGYVAAPAATTAPYAPLMALGTSVIVKGSSATPSPKVDKSRVSRSPYIPQFSTLPGGADGLANNWSNTPKGTALALAATINIGTPGAITPARYYYDGDLTIGNSTVTNLRINGPVILYIDGDLLLTQSGSTGRIDITSRGSAEIHVAGTFRADAGSEGILNATTDPKSLIIICDTDSNSMHYYSEGVNPLYGVIYIPYSQSNNGYFNDNNNAQIYGAVSANNITYSGANLNVHYDTSLRYATFGGVDQPWTVTEWRELPATEQATMP, from the coding sequence ATGATGCCTGGCCGCAACAACCACCCAAGGAGCGGAAAGGACCGGCGGCGGGCGGCGGCCGATGCTCGCACCGGCGCTCGGCGGTCAAACCCCGGCCCCGGCTCCACCCGCGGCACGGTCACCCTCGTGGCCCTCTGCTTCGTCGCGGTGCTGGGCATTTCGCTGGCGAGCTACATCGCCATCTGCACGCGCGCCATGCAGCTGAGCAACCGCTCGTTCCAGGCGAGCGTGAGCAAACAACTCGCCGAAGCCGGCCTCGAGGAGGCGATGCGCGCCTTCAACCAGCACAACTGGGACGACTGGAGCAGCGGCGGCATCAGCGTGAACTGGACGCTCGACACCACGAACAAGCGCGCCACCGCCACGATGACCTTCCCCGCCGACAAATTCGGCCAAGGCGCCACGGCGCAGCTCAAGCTGCGCGTGGACAACTACGACGCCGATGTGGTGGGCGCGACCTGGAGCAGTTCGAAAAACTATGCACCCGGCGACTTGGTCGAGCGCAGCGGGATTTGGTATCGCTGCCTCCAGACGCACAGCAATATCCAACCCATCGGAGACATCAGCCACTACTGGGTTCCCGAATTCGTGCCCAGCCTCTGGGACAGCAGCACCACCTACTCGTCGCAGGACATGGTGTTCCATGCGGGCTATTGGTATCGTTGCAGCAGCTCGAACACGAATTCCGCCCCGCCCAATGCGAATTGGGTCAGGATAAATGCCGTCAACAAGGACAGCACCTCGGGCATCAGCGGCGTCCAGGACGCGGTGGTCAACTGGTTCGGCACCTGGTATCGCTGGAATTCCGGAGGATGGGACGCTGCGCCGCCCATTTCATGGCGCTGGCGCAACACCGGCCTCGTCTACAGCTACAACGATTTGGTGAATTACAACAACCTCTGGTATCGCTACATCTCCGCGACTCCCACCAATGCAGGGTCCAGCTACAGCAATCCGGGGGCCGACACCTCGCGCTGGGCCCTGCAATCAAACATGTGGGTCTGGAGCTCCAGCGGCCTGAAATACAACAAGGGGGATGTCGCCTTCTACAGCGGACAGTGGTATCGCTGCCTTCGCGCCCACACGAGCAGCACCTCGATCCAACCGACGAACACCACCTACTGGAGCAACACCCCGCGCTACTCACCCGACTGGAGTCCGGGCGAGCGATTCAGCCAATACGACACGGTGCGCCGCAACGGGGTGTGGTATCTGAGCCTGCAGAACAACAACACCGCGCAGGATCCGGCCACCGACTCGGACAACAGCCACTGGATCGGGGCCAACACCACCGACTCCAACTACACTTGGAATTCGACGACGAATTACTCCGCGGGGGCGTATCGGTGCTACGGCGGAGTATGGTATCGGTGCACCAGCGCGAATACCAACAAGGCGCCCAACGACACCGCTTTTTGGACCGCGGCCTGGAGCAACTCCTGGGGCATCACCACCGGCGCACCGGTCGTCTATGCCGAGGCCACCATCACCTTCGGCAGCAGTCCCGCCCAACGCACCCAGCTCCGTGCGCTGATCGCCCCGGCACCCCTCTTTCCCAACGCCCTGGCCGCCACCGGCAGCATCAGTGCGAACAGCGGAGGCACGGTGGACAGCTACGACTCCACCCTGGGCACCTATGCCTCGCAGCTCGACACCGCCACCAACTATTCGGCCGTGGTTGCCGCCGGCAACACCTCCGGCACGGCGATCACCCTCTCCAGTCCGACGATCCAGGGTTACGTCGCTGCACCTGCCGCCACCACTGCACCTTATGCACCGCTCATGGCCTTGGGCACCTCGGTGATCGTCAAGGGCTCTTCCGCCACCCCCTCGCCCAAAGTGGACAAATCCCGCGTCAGTCGCAGTCCTTACATTCCGCAATTCAGCACCCTGCCGGGCGGGGCCGACGGTTTGGCCAACAACTGGTCCAACACGCCCAAAGGAACCGCGCTCGCCCTGGCTGCCACCATCAACATCGGCACTCCGGGTGCCATCACCCCCGCACGTTACTATTACGACGGCGACCTGACCATCGGCAACAGCACCGTCACCAACCTGCGCATCAACGGTCCGGTCATTCTCTACATCGACGGAGATCTGCTCCTGACCCAATCGGGCTCGACGGGCCGGATTGACATCACCAGCCGCGGCTCCGCCGAGATTCATGTCGCCGGAACCTTTCGGGCGGATGCCGGGAGCGAGGGTATCCTGAATGCCACGACCGACCCGAAATCCCTGATCATCATCTGCGACACGGACTCCAACTCGATGCACTATTATAGCGAGGGCGTTAATCCCCTCTACGGAGTAATTTACATCCCCTACAGCCAAAGCAATAATGGCTACTTCAACGACAACAACAACGCCCAGATTTACGGAGCCGTCTCGGCCAACAACATCACCTACAGTGGCGCAAACCTGAACGTCCATTACGACACCTCCCTGCGCTACGCCACCTTTGGCGGGGTGGACCAGCCCTGGACCGTCACGGAATGGCGCGAGCTACCCGCCACCGAGCAAGCCACCATGCCCTGA
- a CDS encoding prepilin-type N-terminal cleavage/methylation domain-containing protein — MTRHKSSSQGFTLVELLVGATLSAAVMAAVLSSYIYLGRGLNRLVNQQTLETESRRTLDTFSKDVQLATGIDTSATLSASTVRLIIPSATGAATTVTYTFTNDAGGNGTLVRTPSVGNAQTLLRNIVNNGFTLRYYDASGYEYTSYTDYLPGIKQLALEFSTQTGVAANGTRTLVQKVASSRVLLRNRSLLP, encoded by the coding sequence GTGACCCGCCACAAATCCAGCTCCCAAGGCTTTACCCTCGTCGAACTGCTCGTCGGCGCGACGCTCTCGGCCGCCGTCATGGCCGCGGTGCTGTCCAGTTACATTTACCTCGGCCGCGGCCTGAACCGGCTCGTCAACCAACAGACCTTGGAGACGGAGTCGCGCCGCACGCTCGACACATTTTCCAAGGATGTGCAGCTGGCCACCGGCATCGACACGAGCGCCACCTTGAGCGCGAGCACGGTGCGGCTGATCATCCCCAGCGCCACCGGGGCGGCCACCACGGTCACCTACACCTTCACCAACGACGCCGGCGGCAACGGCACGTTGGTGCGCACACCCTCCGTCGGGAACGCCCAAACCCTGCTGCGCAACATCGTCAATAACGGGTTCACGTTACGCTACTACGACGCCTCCGGCTACGAATACACCAGCTACACCGACTATCTGCCCGGCATCAAGCAACTCGCCCTTGAGTTCAGCACGCAGACGGGCGTGGCCGCCAACGGCACCCGCACCCTGGTCCAAAAAGTCGCCTCCAGCCGCGTGCTCCTCCGCAACCGGAGCCTCCTCCCCTGA
- a CDS encoding type IV pilus modification PilV family protein: protein MSLRRPRKSAANGFTIIEVMMASVILVVAFMGMIQAITVGSEMMATARRQTLAAQILEHEVGKMRLLPYATVSGYAAGPTAMTIDSRFDDALSSCGLTASSMTLSRTTSNVTTDLKEVTLTLIWTKSGSTAAATTPSGSWFDQIAFYRPTSASRTYTRKTTAFFGKYGLNNSIQR, encoded by the coding sequence ATGTCCCTCCGCCGCCCCCGAAAATCCGCCGCAAACGGTTTCACCATCATCGAAGTAATGATGGCCTCCGTCATCCTGGTGGTGGCATTCATGGGCATGATCCAGGCCATCACCGTCGGTTCCGAGATGATGGCGACCGCCCGTCGTCAGACTTTGGCCGCGCAGATCCTGGAGCACGAGGTTGGGAAAATGCGCCTGCTGCCCTATGCCACCGTCAGCGGCTATGCCGCCGGGCCCACGGCAATGACCATCGACAGCCGTTTTGACGATGCGCTGTCCTCCTGCGGCCTGACTGCTTCCAGCATGACGTTGTCGCGCACCACCAGCAATGTGACCACCGACCTCAAGGAAGTCACCCTCACGCTCATTTGGACCAAGAGCGGAAGCACCGCCGCCGCCACCACCCCTTCAGGCAGCTGGTTTGACCAAATCGCCTTTTACCGCCCGACCTCCGCGAGCCGCACCTACACGCGCAAAACCACGGCCTTCTTCGGAAAATACGGCCTCAACAACAGCATCCAGCGCTGA
- a CDS encoding gluconokinase, whose protein sequence is MSVRLILLMGVAGSGKTTLGRQLAADLGWAYHEADDFHSAANKDKMARGIPLDDTDRAPWLAAIRAAMDTALASGRPAVFTCSALKAAYRRILLDGLKEVALVHLTGDPALLLARIQGRAGHYMKPEMLASQLATLEAPADALTLDIARSPAELVAEIRRRLTL, encoded by the coding sequence ATGTCCGTTCGTCTCATCCTTCTCATGGGCGTCGCCGGCTCCGGCAAGACGACCCTCGGCCGGCAATTAGCCGCGGACCTCGGCTGGGCCTACCACGAGGCCGACGATTTCCATAGCGCGGCAAACAAGGACAAGATGGCCCGCGGCATCCCGCTCGATGACACGGACCGGGCGCCGTGGCTGGCCGCCATTCGCGCCGCCATGGACACCGCGCTCGCTTCCGGCCGGCCCGCCGTCTTCACCTGCTCGGCCCTCAAGGCAGCCTACCGCCGCATCCTGCTCGATGGATTGAAGGAAGTCGCGCTCGTCCACCTCACAGGCGATCCTGCCCTCCTGCTCGCCCGCATCCAGGGCCGCGCTGGCCACTACATGAAACCCGAGATGCTCGCCAGCCAGCTGGCCACCCTCGAAGCGCCGGCCGACGCCCTCACCCTCGACATCGCCCGTTCGCCGGCCGAACTGGTCGCGGAAATTCGCCGACGTTTGACACTGTGA
- a CDS encoding type II secretion system protein yields the protein MPIPPCQLPDHPPKMRAMTELSRPSRLIGRQRLPRAGQRAFSVVELMVAVLIISMLFAASVPAYQRIQRKARAASVANDFRVFGGAFQAFAHEKGSWPAEAAPGVVPTGINQQELQAQFWSRATPMGGKFDWENNQIHPGGTSPGGRWRAALAITGTGEAPLVIDADLMEEIDTVLDDGNLETGNFRRGFGDCPLFILEP from the coding sequence ATGCCGATTCCCCCTTGCCAGTTGCCTGACCATCCGCCGAAGATGCGGGCGATGACCGAGTTGTCCCGCCCCAGCCGCTTGATCGGCCGCCAGCGCTTGCCGCGCGCTGGCCAGCGGGCGTTCAGCGTCGTGGAGCTCATGGTGGCCGTGCTCATCATCAGCATGCTCTTTGCCGCCTCGGTGCCCGCCTACCAGCGCATTCAACGCAAGGCCCGGGCCGCGTCGGTGGCCAACGATTTCCGCGTCTTCGGCGGCGCCTTCCAGGCTTTTGCCCACGAAAAAGGCTCCTGGCCGGCCGAGGCCGCTCCCGGTGTCGTCCCCACGGGCATCAACCAGCAGGAGCTGCAGGCGCAGTTCTGGTCCCGGGCGACACCCATGGGCGGCAAGTTCGACTGGGAAAACAACCAGATCCATCCCGGCGGCACCAGCCCCGGCGGCCGCTGGCGGGCCGCGTTGGCCATCACCGGCACCGGGGAAGCCCCGCTGGTGATCGATGCCGACCTGATGGAAGAAATCGATACCGTGCTGGACGACGGTAATCTCGAAACCGGCAACTTCCGTCGGGGCTTCGGCGATTGCCCCCTCTTCATTTTGGAACCCTGA
- a CDS encoding right-handed parallel beta-helix repeat-containing protein, translating into MKFSFRPWLVAAFAVLSASALFAQPSGGPYGPLPQTYEVPKDAKRVYFVAPEGKADAAGTLEAPATLEAALAKVVTGDAIILRGGTYRTGGLFLNQGITIQPYKDEQPVIKGTLVADKWESLRDGVWRAKWSTLFPQKPADWWRRNREGMRTPLHKFNNDMVFVDGKPLASKGWEGELDADSYAVDYEGGYVFIKFDPTGRTIEITAFDGFLTRTTREVHGKQSDRKGYTMRGLTITQYAYRALEVEGTEPQKLDDPANFGKEVVGTTIEHTTITHCSRVAGYFRGDRTTFRHCLISDTSTEGVYLIDSADCLLEKNIFTRNNIEQITGYYPSAVKIFNQSYRVVCRDNLIIDNPHSNGLWYDVGNVDGVFINNWVENCLDGFFWEISKNVIVAGNVFKNCQNGIRILNSSGAKVYHNTFFNAPASFQRDTRSAQGDHFGWHPSTGPDVHERHSHVFTGNLMLADARFTAPLLRADQHPALKDRLKEPAFDAVDFNVYARPAAPAPAGNAKGAEDMNTALIQNLSAALIAWSPGAGETNQFMLMAPAELTAKLSRFEKNSVLLPLAPNAVVQSPELRNYQPARALPVKAPLPAEVAKLLGWPAQDGYVPGAYQN; encoded by the coding sequence ATGAAATTCAGCTTCCGCCCCTGGCTCGTCGCCGCCTTCGCCGTCCTGTCCGCCTCCGCGCTTTTCGCCCAGCCATCCGGCGGTCCCTACGGCCCGTTGCCGCAGACCTACGAGGTGCCGAAGGACGCGAAACGGGTCTATTTCGTGGCCCCCGAAGGCAAGGCCGACGCCGCCGGCACGCTCGAGGCACCCGCCACCCTCGAAGCCGCCCTCGCCAAGGTCGTGACTGGCGACGCCATCATCCTGCGCGGCGGCACCTACCGCACGGGCGGCCTGTTTCTCAACCAAGGCATCACGATCCAGCCCTACAAGGATGAGCAACCCGTCATCAAGGGCACCCTGGTCGCCGACAAGTGGGAATCCCTGCGCGACGGCGTCTGGCGCGCCAAGTGGTCCACGCTCTTCCCGCAAAAACCCGCCGACTGGTGGCGCCGCAACCGCGAGGGCATGCGCACCCCGCTCCACAAATTTAACAACGACATGGTCTTCGTGGACGGCAAGCCGCTCGCCTCGAAGGGCTGGGAAGGCGAGCTCGACGCCGACTCCTACGCCGTCGACTACGAGGGCGGCTACGTCTTCATCAAGTTCGACCCCACGGGCCGCACGATTGAGATCACGGCTTTCGACGGCTTCCTGACGCGCACGACCCGCGAGGTTCACGGCAAGCAGTCCGACCGCAAGGGCTACACCATGCGCGGACTCACGATCACGCAGTACGCCTACCGTGCGCTCGAGGTCGAGGGCACCGAACCGCAGAAACTCGATGACCCCGCCAACTTCGGCAAAGAGGTCGTCGGCACCACCATCGAGCACACCACCATCACCCACTGCTCCCGCGTGGCCGGCTATTTCCGCGGGGACCGCACCACCTTCCGCCACTGCCTCATCAGCGACACCTCGACCGAGGGCGTCTACCTCATCGATTCGGCGGATTGCCTGCTCGAGAAAAACATCTTCACCCGAAACAACATCGAGCAGATCACCGGCTACTACCCGTCGGCGGTGAAGATCTTCAACCAGTCCTACCGCGTCGTCTGCCGCGACAACCTCATCATCGACAACCCGCACTCCAACGGCCTGTGGTATGACGTCGGCAACGTGGACGGCGTGTTCATCAACAACTGGGTCGAGAACTGCCTCGACGGCTTCTTCTGGGAGATCTCCAAGAACGTCATCGTCGCCGGCAACGTCTTCAAGAACTGCCAGAACGGCATCCGCATCCTCAACAGCTCCGGCGCGAAGGTTTACCACAACACGTTTTTCAATGCGCCCGCCTCCTTCCAGCGGGACACGCGCAGCGCCCAGGGCGACCACTTCGGCTGGCATCCGTCCACCGGCCCTGATGTCCACGAGCGCCACAGCCACGTTTTCACGGGCAACCTGATGCTCGCCGACGCCAGGTTCACCGCTCCGCTGCTCCGCGCCGACCAGCACCCGGCCCTGAAGGACCGCCTGAAGGAGCCGGCTTTCGACGCCGTGGACTTCAACGTGTATGCCCGGCCCGCCGCCCCGGCGCCGGCCGGCAACGCCAAGGGCGCCGAGGACATGAACACCGCGCTGATCCAAAACCTGAGTGCCGCGCTGATCGCCTGGAGTCCCGGTGCCGGCGAAACCAACCAGTTCATGCTCATGGCACCCGCCGAACTCACGGCCAAGCTGTCCCGCTTCGAGAAAAACAGCGTGCTGCTGCCCCTCGCACCCAACGCGGTGGTGCAAAGTCCCGAGCTGCGAAACTACCAACCCGCGCGCGCACTGCCGGTCAAGGCCCCCCTCCCCGCCGAGGTCGCCAAGCTCCTCGGCTGGCCCGCCCAAGACGGCTACGTTCCCGGCGCGTATCAGAACTGA